In the genome of Candoia aspera isolate rCanAsp1 chromosome 1, rCanAsp1.hap2, whole genome shotgun sequence, one region contains:
- the XAF1 gene encoding XIAP-associated factor 1, which yields MKVKDGGRSSGEMEGERRICKNCKRDVAAANFSLHEAHCMRFLAVCSKCEELVASKDMKEHLAKAHQQVRCKLCHKMMQQYLVEHHEAEECRERSVKCHFCELELPFHKLQPHLDACGSRTTMCWDCGKYVMHKVQERHKLTCPMGNMLRAPGSKTNLCQQCNNWFPTDQYLHHLNECSLLPQLLGALATHSATKSSSPPSPWSPPTPAPSSPTWKMKAEKDVRPKRKDKELPSVEKLSLKPPRNKKASGCQAFASILTSAGPHALNDTYDQLVTCSQCNILLPSPTLQKHQKKCQRAASLQALRRSPRFLEKEEESTQSSPEESSWQ from the exons CAAGAGGGATGTGGCTGCAGCGAATTTCTCCCTCCATGAAGCTCATTGCATGCGATTTCTTGCTGTCTGTTCCAAGTGTGAGGAGCTGGTTGCTTCAAAGGACATGAAAGAGCACCTTGCCAAAGCCCACCAACAG GTCAGATGCAAGCTCTGTCACAAGATGATGCAACAGTATCTGGTGGAGCACCATGAG GCTGAAGAATGCCGAGAACGCTCAGTGAAGTGCCACTTCTGTGAGCTGGAGCTGCCATTCCACAAGCTGCAACCTCACCTGGATGCTTGTGGCAGCCGCACCACCATGTGTTGGGATTGTGGCAAATACGTCATGCACAAAGTCCAAGAGAGGCACAAGCTCACCTGCCCAATGGGCAACATGCTGAGGGCCCCTG GTTCCAAAACAAATTTATGCCAGCAGTGTAACAACTGGTTTCCAACAGATCAGTATCTACACCACCTG AACGAATGCAGTTTGCTCCCACAGCTCCTGGGGGCTCTTGCCACCCATTCTGCCACAAAATCAAGCTCTCCTCCATCTCCATGGAGCCCTCCAACTCCAGCTCCTTCTTCCCCTACTTGGAAGATGAAGGCCGAGAAGGATGTCCGCCCCAAGAGGAAGGACAAAGAGCTGCCTTCTGTCGAGAAATTATCTCTGAAGCCTCCAAGAAATAAAAAGGCATCTGGCTGCCAGGCCTTTGCCTCCATCCTGACCTCCGCTGGGCCACATGCCCTCAATGACACGTATGACCAGCTGGTGACATGTTCTCAGTGCAACATCCTCCTTCCAAGCCCAACCCTACAGAAGCACCAG AAAAAGTGCCAACGGGCAGCTTCCCTACAAGCACTTCGAAGGAGTCCACGATTCTTGGAAAAAGAAG AAGAATCGACGCAAAGCTCACCTGAAGAAAGTAGCTGGCAATGA